A genomic window from Herbiconiux aconitum includes:
- a CDS encoding TetR/AcrR family transcriptional regulator codes for MSDISRPSSQRKHEAILAAAEQIFLRDGFRGANMDELATLSQVSKQTVYKHFGSKEALFVDLVTSMTRGAGDGVHEEMPLPRSAGGVGGFLEEFGRRQLGVVLDARILQLRRLVIGEVGRFPDLGQALWRAGPMRSMTALTTAFSDFIEKGWMRDTDPRTAASFFNWLVMSPINEAMLLGDDVPRDPESIRRHCAEATRVFLAAYGRGAAIPA; via the coding sequence ATGAGCGATATCTCGCGACCGAGCTCGCAGCGCAAGCACGAAGCGATCCTCGCGGCCGCCGAGCAGATCTTTCTGCGCGACGGCTTCCGCGGCGCGAACATGGATGAACTGGCCACACTCTCGCAGGTGTCGAAGCAGACCGTCTACAAGCATTTCGGCAGCAAGGAGGCTCTGTTCGTCGACCTCGTCACCTCGATGACGCGGGGCGCAGGCGACGGCGTGCACGAGGAGATGCCCCTGCCGCGCTCGGCCGGCGGCGTGGGCGGTTTTCTCGAGGAGTTCGGGCGACGGCAGCTCGGCGTGGTGCTCGATGCGCGCATCCTGCAATTGCGACGCCTCGTGATCGGCGAAGTCGGGCGCTTCCCCGACCTCGGGCAGGCGCTCTGGCGGGCCGGCCCGATGAGGTCGATGACTGCACTCACCACGGCCTTCAGCGATTTCATCGAGAAGGGCTGGATGCGTGACACCGACCCGCGCACCGCCGCGTCGTTCTTCAATTGGCTCGTGATGTCCCCGATCAACGAAGCGATGCTGCTCGGCGACGACGTGCCCCGCGACCCCGAGTCCATCCGCCGGCACTGCGCCGAAGCGACGCGTGTCTTCCTCGCCGCCTATGGCAGGGGGGCCGCGATCCCGGCGTAG
- a CDS encoding DUF1684 domain-containing protein translates to MTQHEFDESWQTWHTARLRTITGPHGLASLVATHWLSPDPQRLEGIEGEWYLDGADIVGDDFTIEQGGEVLVGGRVLRHFRRDDQVALRVLDPDAPTRASVVDVDSYMPDEAWVVLGRFSPASEGETLAVEEIDGYVENEALAGTVSLEIGGQQVEFVATGSRHSMQVVFSDATSGGETYRFRFLRLHGQPGSNEIEVDFNRAYLPPCVFADFYVCALPPAQNRLSLPIRAGEKNVVTR, encoded by the coding sequence GTGACGCAACACGAGTTCGACGAGTCCTGGCAGACCTGGCACACAGCGCGGCTGCGCACCATCACCGGGCCGCACGGTCTCGCTTCGTTGGTGGCCACGCATTGGCTCTCGCCCGATCCGCAACGGCTCGAGGGAATCGAGGGTGAGTGGTATCTCGACGGAGCCGACATCGTGGGCGACGACTTCACCATCGAGCAGGGCGGCGAGGTTCTCGTCGGGGGCCGCGTGCTGCGGCACTTCCGCCGTGACGATCAGGTGGCGCTGCGGGTGCTCGATCCGGATGCCCCGACCCGCGCATCCGTCGTTGATGTGGATTCCTATATGCCCGACGAGGCATGGGTGGTGCTGGGCCGATTCTCGCCCGCCTCGGAGGGCGAGACCCTCGCGGTGGAGGAGATCGACGGCTACGTCGAGAACGAGGCGCTGGCCGGAACGGTGTCGCTCGAGATCGGCGGCCAGCAGGTGGAATTCGTGGCAACCGGATCGCGCCACAGCATGCAGGTGGTGTTCTCGGATGCGACGAGCGGCGGCGAGACCTACCGATTCCGCTTCCTCCGGCTGCACGGGCAGCCCGGCTCGAACGAGATCGAGGTCGATTTCAACCGCGCCTACCTTCCGCCGTGCGTCTTCGCCGACTTCTACGTCTGCGCGCTGCCGCCCGCGCAGAATCGGTTGTCGCTGCCGATCCGCGCCGGCGAGAAGAACGTCGTGACCCGATAG
- a CDS encoding thioredoxin domain-containing protein produces MTNRLAHAISPYLRSHAENPVDWFPWGEEAFAAARSRKVPVLVSIGYSTCHWCHVMARESFSDPVLAAYLNEHFVAIKVDREEHPEVDTVYLAAAGAFTQDLGWPLNVFVTPEGKAFYGGTYSPPTPLQGHPSFRQVLEAVTDAWTTRNADVLLSAEQVATALAVGQEALADRSGVDGFDPATIPFEAIVAELGQYEDQQYGGFGGAPKFPVAPVLRFLLEAGTPASTALAIRTLEAMAGSELRDAVEGGFFRYSTRRDWTDPHYERMLYDNALLLDAYTAVWARDAGLPWARTAAEGIARFLLEVMQLPSGGFASAQDSESTVDGARVEGGYYGLDAAGRLQQVPPALDQKVLSGWNGLAIGALARASLVFGREDWAMAAEHAADYLIEAHVGGEAGADGGADARGGVRAGADADAGADGGVQGTAGADARADAGAHGGVPATAGADAGGGGAAAGVATGMHLVRASIDGRVSTAAATLEDYGMLAEGLLRLAAVTGSVRYAMVGRMLVDAVLDDDVLDAVPGRAAMDAMLGAAGSDAAPRNGGAGGASPAEEPAPAGATPTIFRAPGGGDRVLRAQGLAVELDPSEGAYPSGTSATASAALLLHTLTAESRYREAALAALAPLAAEATARPISFGATLELLARLARPAEQLVLIEPDAVSSASAAVDDTDHDAAMQADGLRAAVRMWSGAGVVAVATVAEARMLAEAGFELFADRGTRDGHPTAYRCFDFVCRLPVTSASALRA; encoded by the coding sequence ATGACGAATCGCCTGGCCCACGCGATCAGCCCGTATCTGCGCTCCCACGCCGAGAACCCGGTCGACTGGTTCCCTTGGGGTGAGGAGGCGTTCGCCGCCGCGCGCAGCCGAAAAGTGCCGGTGCTGGTGTCGATCGGATACTCCACCTGCCACTGGTGCCACGTGATGGCTCGCGAGTCGTTCAGCGACCCGGTTCTGGCTGCCTACCTCAACGAGCACTTCGTGGCCATCAAGGTCGACCGGGAGGAGCATCCGGAAGTCGACACCGTCTACCTCGCGGCCGCGGGGGCCTTCACCCAGGATCTCGGCTGGCCGCTCAACGTGTTCGTCACTCCCGAGGGCAAGGCGTTCTACGGCGGAACGTATTCTCCGCCGACACCGCTGCAGGGGCATCCGTCGTTCCGGCAGGTGCTCGAGGCGGTGACGGATGCCTGGACCACCCGCAACGCCGATGTGCTGCTCTCGGCCGAACAGGTCGCCACCGCTCTCGCTGTCGGGCAAGAGGCCTTGGCCGACCGTTCCGGTGTCGACGGGTTCGATCCGGCGACGATTCCGTTCGAGGCGATCGTCGCCGAGCTCGGGCAGTACGAGGATCAGCAGTACGGCGGTTTCGGCGGGGCTCCCAAATTCCCGGTGGCGCCCGTGCTGCGGTTTCTGCTCGAGGCGGGCACCCCCGCGTCGACCGCCTTGGCCATCCGCACGCTCGAGGCCATGGCTGGATCGGAGCTGCGGGATGCGGTGGAGGGCGGATTCTTTCGGTACTCCACCCGGCGGGACTGGACAGACCCGCACTACGAGCGGATGCTCTACGACAACGCCCTGCTGCTCGACGCGTACACCGCGGTGTGGGCTCGTGACGCCGGGTTGCCCTGGGCGCGCACGGCGGCCGAGGGAATCGCGCGGTTCCTGCTCGAGGTGATGCAATTGCCATCGGGCGGATTCGCCTCGGCCCAGGACTCGGAGAGCACGGTCGACGGCGCGCGGGTCGAGGGAGGCTACTACGGGCTCGACGCGGCCGGCCGCTTGCAGCAGGTGCCGCCGGCGCTCGATCAGAAGGTGCTCTCGGGGTGGAACGGCCTCGCGATCGGGGCGCTCGCCCGCGCTTCACTGGTGTTCGGTCGCGAGGACTGGGCGATGGCGGCCGAGCACGCGGCCGACTACCTCATCGAGGCGCACGTCGGCGGGGAGGCGGGCGCGGACGGGGGTGCGGATGCTCGCGGCGGCGTGCGGGCGGGTGCGGACGCGGATGCGGGGGCTGACGGCGGCGTGCAGGGGACTGCCGGTGCGGACGCTCGTGCGGACGCGGGTGCTCACGGCGGCGTGCCGGCGACTGCGGGTGCGGACGCGGGCGGCGGCGGGGCGGCGGCGGGCGTCGCGACGGGGATGCACCTCGTTCGGGCGTCGATCGACGGTCGGGTGTCGACCGCGGCGGCCACGCTCGAGGATTACGGGATGCTTGCCGAGGGCCTCCTCAGGCTCGCCGCGGTGACGGGGTCGGTGCGTTACGCGATGGTGGGGCGGATGCTCGTCGATGCCGTGCTGGACGATGACGTGCTGGACGCGGTGCCGGGCCGCGCGGCGATGGACGCCATGCTGGGCGCGGCGGGGAGTGACGCGGCGCCGAGGAACGGCGGAGCCGGAGGCGCGTCGCCGGCCGAGGAACCTGCGCCCGCCGGTGCAACCCCCACCATCTTCCGGGCGCCGGGCGGCGGCGACCGGGTGCTCCGCGCGCAAGGGCTCGCGGTGGAACTGGACCCCTCGGAAGGCGCGTATCCTTCCGGAACCAGTGCCACCGCATCCGCCGCTCTGCTGCTGCACACGCTCACCGCCGAATCGCGTTATCGCGAGGCGGCACTCGCCGCCCTCGCGCCGTTGGCGGCGGAGGCGACGGCCCGGCCGATCTCGTTCGGTGCCACCCTCGAACTGCTGGCGCGTCTGGCCCGCCCCGCGGAGCAGCTGGTGTTGATCGAACCGGATGCTGTCAGCTCGGCGTCCGCCGCCGTGGACGACACCGACCACGACGCCGCGATGCAGGCCGACGGCCTCCGAGCAGCGGTGCGCATGTGGTCGGGAGCGGGTGTCGTCGCCGTCGCCACAGTTGCGGAGGCGCGGATGCTCGCCGAGGCCGGCTTCGAGCTGTTCGCCGATCGCGGCACGCGCGACGGGCATCCGACGGCCTATCGCTGCTTCGATTTCGTCTGCCGCCTTCCGGTGACCTCCGCCTCGGCCCTCCGCGCCTGA
- a CDS encoding sulfurtransferase — protein MTATDSPRLSPLLASPLVSTQWLADHLGSEGLVVLDASVLSISSPAGFGPANSWLSGLDEYLLAGHVPGAVFADLLEVFSDPAGSFGFARPSVERFEEAATSVGVDNDTTVVVYDTAAGQWAARVWWLFRAFGYDRVAVLDGGYAKWIAEERPVETGNVLPRSGAMFAAVERPGLWASKADVEAIVAGSTDAPATLVFAGPPSDFTGATSPRARAGHIPGSVSVPAGRLVDRSTKAFLKGDALREKLSPVLAGDRSRVVTYCGSGIAAASTALALTVLGEGSVAVYDGSLNEWSADPDAPLETTV, from the coding sequence GTGACCGCAACCGACAGCCCTCGCCTCTCGCCCCTGCTGGCGTCGCCCCTCGTGTCGACGCAGTGGCTGGCCGACCACCTCGGCTCGGAGGGGCTCGTCGTGCTCGACGCGAGCGTGCTGTCGATTTCGTCACCCGCCGGGTTCGGCCCCGCGAACTCCTGGCTGAGCGGGCTCGACGAGTACCTCCTCGCCGGGCACGTCCCGGGCGCCGTCTTCGCCGACCTGCTCGAGGTCTTTTCCGACCCCGCGGGGTCGTTCGGATTCGCCCGCCCCTCAGTCGAGCGGTTCGAGGAGGCCGCGACATCCGTCGGCGTCGACAACGACACGACCGTCGTGGTCTACGACACCGCGGCCGGGCAGTGGGCCGCGCGCGTGTGGTGGCTGTTCCGAGCCTTCGGCTACGACCGGGTGGCGGTGCTCGATGGCGGCTACGCCAAATGGATCGCCGAGGAGCGCCCGGTCGAGACCGGCAACGTGCTTCCGCGGTCGGGTGCGATGTTCGCCGCGGTCGAGCGGCCCGGGCTCTGGGCGTCGAAGGCCGACGTCGAGGCGATCGTGGCGGGCTCGACGGATGCGCCGGCCACGCTGGTGTTCGCCGGCCCGCCGAGCGACTTCACCGGCGCGACGTCGCCCCGTGCCCGCGCCGGGCACATCCCGGGCAGTGTGAGCGTACCGGCCGGGCGTCTCGTCGACCGTTCGACCAAAGCGTTTCTGAAGGGCGATGCGCTGCGCGAGAAGCTTTCGCCCGTGCTGGCCGGCGACCGCTCGCGGGTGGTGACCTATTGCGGCTCGGGCATCGCGGCGGCCTCCACGGCGCTGGCGCTGACCGTGCTGGGAGAGGGGTCGGTCGCCGTCTACGACGGCTCACTCAACGAGTGGTCGGCCGACCCCGACGCTCCCCTCGAGACCACGGTCTGA
- a CDS encoding alpha/beta fold hydrolase has product MTEYTTTARGDRVAYDLRGSGPAIVFVAGAGPFRAIDPWTTETAERAADLGLATLVFDRLGRGESEADGVLDLDRELDALRAVIEVAGGAAVLCGHSSGCSISLHAAAVGLPVTGLALWEAPLAGDATQTRAWSNEVERLIDAGDFPGALSQYMKDMPPEWLDEMKATPEWEYIAAGVRSNRADGQSMVWATAALEAAEANGAAETNGAEGRGVAGALAGIRVPVLAMYGLETFPEMPVAAERIAAAIPGTVVKAVPGAEHSWEPAPMAHELAAFVKAVAARV; this is encoded by the coding sequence ATGACCGAGTACACCACAACGGCTCGCGGCGACCGCGTCGCCTACGACCTGCGAGGCTCCGGGCCGGCCATCGTCTTCGTGGCCGGGGCGGGTCCCTTCCGCGCCATCGACCCCTGGACCACCGAGACCGCCGAGCGCGCCGCCGACCTCGGCCTCGCCACGCTGGTCTTCGACCGCCTCGGCCGCGGCGAGAGCGAAGCCGACGGGGTGCTCGATCTCGACCGGGAACTGGATGCGCTGCGCGCGGTCATCGAGGTCGCCGGCGGCGCCGCGGTGCTCTGCGGGCACAGTTCTGGATGCTCGATCTCGCTCCACGCGGCGGCGGTCGGGCTCCCTGTCACGGGGCTCGCGCTCTGGGAGGCTCCGCTCGCGGGCGATGCAACCCAGACGCGTGCGTGGTCGAACGAGGTGGAGCGTCTGATCGACGCCGGCGACTTCCCCGGCGCGCTCAGCCAGTACATGAAGGACATGCCGCCGGAGTGGCTGGACGAGATGAAGGCCACGCCCGAGTGGGAGTACATCGCCGCAGGTGTGCGGAGCAACCGGGCCGACGGGCAGTCGATGGTGTGGGCGACGGCGGCGCTCGAGGCGGCCGAGGCGAACGGGGCGGCCGAGACGAACGGGGCCGAGGGGCGGGGTGTTGCTGGTGCGCTCGCAGGCATCCGCGTGCCCGTACTGGCGATGTACGGGCTCGAGACGTTTCCCGAGATGCCGGTGGCGGCGGAGCGGATCGCCGCCGCGATCCCCGGAACGGTCGTGAAGGCCGTCCCCGGCGCGGAGCACTCCTGGGAGCCCGCGCCCATGGCCCACGAGCTCGCCGCTTTCGTGAAGGCTGTGGCCGCCCGCGTGTGA
- a CDS encoding ATP-binding cassette domain-containing protein, whose product MPNSTEWAVEAHGLVKVFGHNRAVDGVDLSVRTGTVYGVLGPNGAGKTTTIRMLATLLKPDGGDATIFGHDIRREPQIVRQLIGVTGQYASVDETLSATENLVLFSRLNGLSRADSRRKSAELLEEFGLTEAAKRPLKNFSGGMRRRLDLAASLISQPPLIFLDEPTTGLDPRTRAQMWDTIRRLVATGSTVLLTTQYLDEADQLADRIAVIDRGIVVAEGTADELKGSVGSSSLLLKLADAANLERARLAILDVLGVESVLSPEAGRITAPMTDPDTVTDLLLRLRQENIAVAELSVQQPTLDEVFLALTGHSATEEEEADAAAAAASDNPERELEDAR is encoded by the coding sequence ATGCCGAATTCAACGGAATGGGCGGTCGAAGCACACGGACTCGTCAAGGTGTTCGGCCACAACAGGGCGGTCGACGGCGTCGACCTGAGCGTGCGCACCGGAACGGTGTACGGAGTGCTCGGCCCGAACGGCGCCGGCAAGACGACGACGATCCGGATGCTCGCCACGCTGCTCAAGCCCGACGGCGGCGACGCCACGATCTTCGGTCACGACATCCGTCGCGAACCGCAGATCGTGCGGCAGCTGATCGGGGTGACCGGGCAGTACGCGAGTGTCGACGAAACGCTGAGCGCCACCGAGAACCTCGTGCTCTTCTCGCGTCTGAACGGGCTGAGCCGCGCCGATTCGCGGCGTAAGTCGGCCGAACTGCTCGAGGAGTTCGGACTGACCGAAGCGGCCAAGCGCCCCCTGAAGAACTTCTCCGGAGGCATGCGCCGTCGCCTCGACCTCGCCGCGAGCCTCATCTCGCAGCCACCTCTGATCTTCCTCGACGAGCCGACCACGGGCCTCGACCCGCGCACGCGCGCTCAGATGTGGGACACCATCCGTCGCCTGGTGGCGACCGGATCGACCGTTCTGCTCACCACGCAGTACCTCGACGAGGCCGACCAGCTGGCCGACCGCATCGCCGTCATCGACCGCGGCATCGTCGTGGCCGAGGGCACCGCCGACGAGCTGAAGGGCTCGGTCGGGTCGTCGTCGCTGCTGCTCAAACTCGCGGATGCCGCGAACCTCGAGCGTGCGCGCCTCGCCATCCTCGACGTGCTCGGCGTGGAATCGGTGCTCTCGCCCGAGGCCGGCCGCATCACGGCGCCGATGACCGACCCCGACACCGTCACCGACCTGTTGCTGCGACTGCGTCAGGAGAACATCGCGGTGGCCGAGTTGTCGGTGCAGCAACCCACGCTCGACGAGGTCTTCCTCGCCCTCACCGGCCACTCGGCCACTGAGGAAGAGGAGGCCGACGCGGCTGCGGCCGCGGCGTCCGACAACCCCGAACGCGAACTGGAGGATGCGCGATGA